The sequence below is a genomic window from Sander lucioperca isolate FBNREF2018 chromosome 10, SLUC_FBN_1.2, whole genome shotgun sequence.
atatacatacacatatatacacatacacacacatatatatatatacatacacacatatatatatatatatacatacacatatatacacatacacacatatacatacatatatatatatatatacacatatacatatatatatatatatatatatatatatatatatatatatatatatatatatatatacacacacacacatatatatatacacatatatatatacacatatatatatacacacatatatatatatatatatacacacacatatatatatatatacacacacatatatatatatacacacacatatatatatatacacacacatatatatatatatacacacacacacatatatatatatatacacacacatatatatatatacacacacacacatatatatatatatatacacacacacacatatatatatatatatacacacacacacacatatatatatatatatacacacacatatatatatatatacacacacatatatatatatacacacacacatatatatatatatatatatatacacacacacatatatatatatatatatatatatatacacacacatatatatatatatatacacacacacatatatatatatatacacacacacacatatatatatacacacacacacacatatatatatacacacacacacacatatatatatatatatacacacacacatatatatatatatatacacacacacatatatatatatatatacacacacacatatatatatacacacacacacatatatatatacacacacatatatatatatatatatatatatatatatatatatatatatatatatatatatatatatatatatatatatatatatatatatatatatacacacacacacacacatatatatatatatacatatatatatatatacacacatatatatacatatatatacatatacacacatatatatacacacacatatatatatatatacacacacatatatatatatacacacacacatatatatatatacacatatatatatacacacacatatatatatatatacacacacatatatatatatacacacacacatatatatatatacacatatatatatatacacatatatatatacacatatatatatatacacatatatatatatacacatatatacacatacacatatatacacatatatacacatatatacacatatatatatatatatatatatacacatatatatatatatatatatatatatatatatatatatatatatacacacacatatatatatacatatatatatatatatatatatatatatatatacacacacatatatatatacatatatatatacatatatatatatatatatatatacatatatatacatatatatatatatatatatatatatacatatatatatatatatacacatacatatatatacacacatatatatatatatacacatacatatatatacacacatatatatatatacacacatatatatatatacacacatatatatatatacacacatatatatatatacacacatatatatatatacacacatatatatatatacacacatatatatacacacatatatatatatatatatatatatacacacacatatatatatatatatatatatatacatatatatatacacacatatatatacacacatatatatacacacacatatatacacacacatatatatatatatatatacacatatatatatacatatatacacacatatatacacacatatatatatatatatatatatatatctatatatatatatatatatatatatatatatatatatatatatatatatacatatatacatacacacatatatatatatatacacacatatatatatatatacacacatatatatatatatacacacatatatatatatatacacacatatatatatatatatatatacacatatatatatatatatatatatatacatatatatacatatacatatatatatatatatatatatatatatatatatatatacacatatatatatatatatatacacatatacatatacacatacacatacatatatatatatatatatatacacatacacatacatatacatatatatatatatacacatacacatacatatacatatatatatatatatatatatatatatatatatacatacacacacacacacacaaataaataaatataaatgcatATCCTTTACCTTCAGGATCGATTTGGATTTGGTCCAGGCTCATTCCCTTGAAGTCTGACAGTCGGCCCTGTTCTAGGGCAATCAGCACTTTGCTGACTTTAGCCAGCTGCATTGTTCCTTCAGGTAGTCTATAGTACTGCCTATGGACCCGGATGTCATGGCCAAGAAAATTTGCAAGTATGTCCATCTCATTATCTTTCAGGTTAAGCACAGTGGACAGTGTGGAAATGTGCTTTCTCAACTTGGTTGATGACAGAGTTTCAGGATGCTTGGCTCCACATTCCCTTGCAATCTGTCTGATTGCATCTGATCCCCTCAAGTGAGTAACAGCTTCAGGTCTGGAGAAGAAAAAGGGATTTTCATCAGGCACTCCACAAGCCCGCCGATGTACAACCAAGGCCTCCATTGAGGAGAGCATGTCTGGTGTTAGAAGGATGGGAACTTTCCTGTTTCGTTTTCCTCTTATTTCAATGCGCTGAAAATGCTGGCAAAGCTTTTGCTCCAACTCTGACAGTCCTAGTGACAAATCTGAATGAACTCCGGAAGTGTCTCTTAGGGTGAATGCATTAAGTGGCATCTTTGACACCTCACCTTCTCTTCGGCGATTAAAAAGTATCACTTCACAAAGAGTCAAACTAGCAAGCTTGGACCAGTTCTTCTTATTTGGATCTTTCTTAAGGCTGTTTTAGTATTCTGGTCTACACTTATCCAGATGCACGTGCATGTTCTTTACATCCTCGGTGAAAGGGAGGAGCTGGGGAGTGTTCCATCTCCCCTCTTTAAGAGTTTGAAGGGCAagtgatgacacacacacatcccactTTTTCTCATAAATACTCCGGCTCCTCTCCAGATTCCTAAGAAATTCCTCATTGTCAGATTCTGCCATCTGTGCTTCACACTGAATATCCGCAATCTTCTTGAGACTATGACCCAGTTTTAAGGCCAAGGATGGAGTTTTGTAGCCGTTTCTTTCTTCATTAAAGCCAGCCACCTCCTTCACTGCTTCAACCACAAAGTTGAAGTTGGAAGGTACATAGAAGTCCTCCTTTTTTTTCAGTCTGCCATCTTTCTGTGCCTGCAGAATAAGTCTTCCTACTTCTCGCATTTTTTGTCTAATGTACTCATGTTTGGTCTTGTCATGTCCATGCTTTGCATACAAATGTTCTCCAAATCTCATAATGCTTTTCTCCTGTCTGATGACGTTTGTGACTTCATCCTGGTGCATTGCATTTATCAGCTCCCAAACATTTTTGCTAACACCATCTGGGACGGGCTGTGCAAAGGCACAGATTGATTGGATCCGACTTATGCCTGGTTTTGTTGTGCTACATTTTCGTGAAAGCCTGCACCTGGACATGTGTCTCCACAAGGATTGTCTTTTAAGCAAAGCTTCACAGTTAATGCAGTGCATGTAGTCACTTGCTTTCACTGGTTCATCGGTTTGTTGACTTGGGATTAATGTCCCACTACCAATTTTCAGGACCTCATTATTATGAGCACGGTTTCCTTTATTTCGAATTAGGTCAAAATGCAATTTTCGTTCTTTTGAGTTCAAAGGAAAAGTGATTGCCTTTGCTACAGCTGATTCATTGCTGTGTTTTCTGACTAAATGTCTTGCCATTTTATGGTACTGCATGGGACAGTACAGACAATAATGCTTCTTACTGTAAACTCTGCCaccatcttcttttttttgcagCTTCATTACTGACACATTTCCCATTGTCTCAGAGTCTTCACTTTGTGCTCTCTTATCTTTATCGGAGATAGTTCTGGCcaatttcttctttttgtaaGTCTTCTGTTTTACCAATGTAACCTTGCTTGTTAGATCATCAGATCCCTCTGAACTGCTTCCACATATTGATTTTTTTGACGGAATATATTCATCACCACTGCTTTCAATGCAGCTCATAGAGACTTCTGATCCATCAGGCACCTTGGAGATCCGTTCAAGGTATTCTTTGGTAAGCTAGAAATGAAATATACAGAAACTTTAAATTATCTGCAAGAAACCAGATATGCAAATCTTCTGTTGTATGAGACCCCCTTAAAACCTGGGTAACTGATCCTGACAAATCTTTGTGCACCAAACAGGGTTAGGGCAAGGTATACAATGTTTCCaacaggttgagaatttacttgCAGTGGTGTGTGGCGCGGGATGTGACGGAGCGGCGTGTAATGGCTGGGTTTATTCATAATCGGTTCAGTTATTAGTTACTAGTCAAATGATGGTGAAAATAATGACTACAAAACATATTAAACTAATTAGACTAAAAGATGATACAGATAGAGATGAAAATATTGCGACACTATGCGGCATCTGACACAACTTCAGGGTAGTTAAGGCTGCActatgaggaaaatatccaaTATGCcgtaacgttgttgaatataaCTATAAtgatataacacacacacacacacatatatatatatatatatatatatatatatatatatatatatatatatatatataaataaacagatattaaaaggtagcctactcagttctgcatttttgCTGCTTTCAGCATTAGGGacgtttcatttagtcgcctgtcagtgACGTCATATAACCTTCGACCTCTCTGGTTCCtctaacttccgtcaaaacacgggaacccagatgatacgtttgagagtaattgtaaatcatacaatgtcacagaaagaatAATACTCGTAAAGAATAGTAACCgtaatactgtttttttctgccacacagcGTCATtgtgtgattaattacatgtctctttgcaacacagtaatacagcagagaccttgtttattgatacatatcaatatcaATCGATCCAGCTTAACATTAGGCTACTAACGTTACAATGTGCTGGTAGgtcatgctaatgcttggtaGGTAACATTATAAGGTTACAACATCATTCAacacgctcataaagttatttaACATAATTGTTTTAACCACAGTTAACAGCACTCGGCTAACCTGTGACATagacatgtgaaatatattgtgatagtgTGGCTTTacctgctggctaatgttacaTTGGTTGTTGACTAACTGGTCAGCTActaatacaaatcaaatcaagaaaaactgaatTATGtaggggaaactgcagctatgtTATTAGAACGgcatgaataaacgttactaaacgcaacgtgaataaacttgaatgggtaaacttttccgtgaacagatgcattctaatcggggatggtgtttaacaatgaaaactacaactcccacaattccacgcaacttcacaacgtcatcaaaagtcaGCGTTTCATcaattgttttgattgagagacacCTAGCAGCAGAAAATTTAATTTTGTACGTTGAAGGATTATTTGGAATTGATGTTAAAGCATTTGGCTGgcaattttctaaaaacatctcttttcaacaaatataattgttttaatagtttttggatctatggcatcacctaatttcatcttAACAGCAAAGAACAGTTACATTCTACTAGCTAATATTGTGTTagtcatactatacaatgatttgttgtttgtctttgttgaataatacagcagagaaagagcttaaaaaataatcacattttaaattgcaatcgcaatattgGTATTAAAAAGCGTAATTAGGTTATTTACCAAAATCGTTTAGCCCTAGTGTCCAGCTAGTTTTAATTATGCAAACTTACAAATACGCTGTCAGTTCTCCTCAGGGGTGGTACATCTGGGTCATCACCAACATCAACATGTGAACTCTCAGGAGTGCATATCTCTGTGTTGCTCTCAGAATCTAGGCTTCCTTCCTATGGGGGGAACAAACAATATAAAGCACTGGCAAAATAATCACTATATTACAGTGTTTCtgctatgtacagtacatgtaagCATAATGTGCTTtccagtgtttttattttatacatttaatAGCAGCGGTCTACCATTATTGCCGCCGCTCTTTCAGAATTGTATTaaatgtcatggaaacgtaattACGCGAGTCTGCATAGCTGTCTGCTCAACTGAACTCAAGTGAACAGTCAACCGCTCTCTCCCCCTtgagggtgagcaactggaacccTGACAGGACATCATCACTCACAGAGTCatgacaaccaaataaacagcCCGAGTACCGCAGTTTCTCCTAGGCTGAGTGACAAACAGCGGTGAAAGCCTCAGCGGCTGATTTACCATGGAAACAGCGCTCATGCGgctcccgtgaaatatgacagctacagtagctTGGAAAATAGCGTTATGGGCACTacatttgatgaatttactgtttatcagacccccagatgagacaagaagccaAAATTAGTTAACCCTGCAGTCCCTCTGCCTTtgactccccgctgcaggagacgctgtattccaTGGCTGTTTAAAACtatttccaggttagtggggattAGGGTTGTGCCGATGGACGATATCATCGTCCCATCGTGATGGCTGGCCGGCATCACGATGGAGAGCCACCATCGTGATGCCACGACCccaccctgtcagacacacTAATCCTagtcgcgggcgctggacgggaaattgacaagtgCGTCTGTCttactagcaaagacacttgcgtcaggctttACGCTGCgcagggtgcaagatagggccccttaAGTGGGAgctactttttttccccccttacgtgcagcctatttgtgaaaaagacCATCGCTCTGAGCAGAGTGGATTGGCTGTAGTgatacattctctctctctccctgtcagttGTAGCTCGCTCTACCTGCTAGTAACGTTGgacacagtgagagagagaaaaaaagaaaaaagcgttAATGTGGAACGCTATcactttcctttctcccctcaTTGGACTAAGTTTGTGGACActactgtgtgcgtgcatcaatAAGTAAGTCTGATGTCCTCTAGGTACGGGACGATGTTATGCAGGATTTATCAATGTACGTTAGCAACAGTAGGCTAATTCACGAGGGTGCTATTTTATTGGTGAGCTAATATTAAGCAtcttagggctgcacaattaatcaaattttaac
It includes:
- the LOC116039306 gene encoding uncharacterized protein LOC116039306 isoform X1; protein product: MSCIESSGDEYIPSKKSICGSSSEGSDDLTSKVTLVKQKTYKKKKLARTISDKDKRAQSEDSETMGNVSVMKLQKKEDGGRVYSKKHYCLYCPMQYHKMARHLVRKHSNESAVAKAITFPLNSKERKLHFDLIRNKGNRAHNNEVLKIGSGTLIPSQQTDEPVKASDYMHCINCEALLKRQSLWRHMSRCRLSRKCSTTKPGISRIQSICAFAQPVPDGVSKNVWELINAMHQDEVTNVIRQEKSIMRFGEHLYAKHGHDKTKHEYIRQKMREVGRLILQAQKDGRLKKKEDFYVPSNFNFVVEAVKEVAGFNEERNGYKTPSLALKLGHSLKKIADIQCEAQMAESDNEEFLRNLERSRSIYEKKWDVCVSSLALQTLKEGRWNTPQLLPFTEDVKNMHVHLDKCRPEY
- the LOC116039306 gene encoding uncharacterized protein LOC116039306 isoform X3, with protein sequence MPLNAFTLRDTSGVHSDLSLGLSELEQKLCQHFQRIEIRGKRNRKVPILLTPDMLSSMEALVVHRRACGVPDENPFFFSRPEAVTHLRGSDAIRQIARECGAKHPETLSSTKLRKHISTLSTVLNLKDNEMDILANFLGHDIRVHRQYYRLPEGTMQLAKVSKVLIALEQGRLSDFKGMSLDQIQIDPEEEVPEAMESDLSETEAQESSFSSRSSGSSRSKKRQPMTESEEDIAPIGSSTPKRRMQAVESDSDDDPKTGPVPSTSKRKETETDSGDPKTETSKKRSWSMAEVHAVEKTLMAFIESGKVPGKSECVACIKASPEALTKRTWTAVKFYVKNRITAIQCESARRR
- the LOC116039306 gene encoding uncharacterized protein LOC116039306 isoform X2, which translates into the protein MPLNAFTLRDTSGVHSDLSLGLSELEQKLCQHFQRIEIRGKRNRKVPILLTPDMLSSMEALVVHRRACGVPDENPFFFSRPEAVTHLRGSDAIRQIARECGAKHPETLSSTKLRKHISTLSTVLNLKDNEMDILANFLGHDIRVHRQYYRLPEGTMQLAKVSKVLIALEQGRLSDFKGMSLDQIQIDPEEEVPEAMESDLSETEAQESSFSSRSSGSSRSKKRQPMTESEEDIAPIGSSTPKRRMQAVESDSDDDPKTGPVPSTSKRKETETDSGDPKTGPSTSKRRKETESDSGDLKKETSKKRSWSMAEVHAVEKTLMAFIESGKVPGKSECVACIKASPEALTKRTWTAVKFYVKNRITAIQCESARRR